Genomic DNA from Acidimicrobiales bacterium:
CTCGTCGGCCTTCCTCACACCGAGATCGCCGCTCGGCTCGGCCTGCCGGTCGGCACGGTCAAGTCACGCCTGCACCGTGCCCACGGTCGACTCGCCGTTACCTTGGGGCACCTCGATGATTCGGTGATCCAAAGTGCTGCTTCGAACGTAGAGGGAGGTGAGGACATCAATGACCGACCACTTCCCTGACAGCGACAACACCGAGGATCCCTTCGCCGCGTTCGACGACCCTGAGCTGTTGCGGCTCCTCGCCGACGAGAACACCTGGTCCGACACCGACCCGAACGACGAGGCGATGATCCTCGCGGCGATCGGTGACCTTCTCGCATCCGATGACGGTCCCCGCACAACGGAGGCGTCCATCTCGTCGGAACCGGTGTCTGCGAGCCCTTCGCCTTCGACATCGGAACCATCCGAACGCACTGAGCCGAGGCTTGCACCGGTGGTCGAGCTGTCGCGCTTCCGCCGTTTGGCGCTCCCGGCGCTGGCTGGCGCCGCTGCGGCGTCGGTCGTGTTCGCTGCGCTGACGTTGCGACCGTCGTCCGATCCGTCGCCCGATGCCGAGTTGGCCTTGGCGCCGACCGACCTCGTCCCCGGAGCGGCGGGCAACATCGACGTGTTCGACACGGCCAACGGCACCCGGATCGTCCTCGACGTCAGCGGCCTGCCGCCGGCCGAGCCCGGTCAGTACTACGAGGCCTGGCTCCGGCAGGATCCCGAGGTCGGCGTCAGTGCCGGTACGTTCCATCTGCGTGGCGGCGGCGGCACGATCGAGCTGTGGGCTGGTGTCACCATCGACGACTATCCGCTCTTCACCATCACCGTGCAGGACGAGGCCGACACGACCTCATCGGGCAAGGTGGTCCTCATGGTCCGCCTCGACGACTGACCTTTACCGGTCGTCGTCCAATCGCGCCGCAACTCTGGCGAGTTGACACCTCTGAGCGGCATCAACTCTCCAAAGTTGCGTCGATGGTCTGAGGTGGTGGTGGCAAAAACGACAAGGTGAAAACCACAACGGGGGCCGTGTCGACAGCGTCGACACGGCCCCCGGTTCGCTCCCAGCAAGCGATCTTGGAATCCTCAGTAGCCGTCGTCGGAGCTGGATGCCTCGGCGCCGGCATCGTCTCGAACCAACGAGCCGTCAGGGGCGACGAGGAACCACTCGCCGCCTGATCCCTGACCGTTGCCCTGGCCCGGCTCGGCGTCGCCAGCGAAGCGATAGAGCGGCCACTTGCCGGCCTTGAGCTGGAA
This window encodes:
- a CDS encoding anti-sigma factor, whose protein sequence is MTDHFPDSDNTEDPFAAFDDPELLRLLADENTWSDTDPNDEAMILAAIGDLLASDDGPRTTEASISSEPVSASPSPSTSEPSERTEPRLAPVVELSRFRRLALPALAGAAAASVVFAALTLRPSSDPSPDAELALAPTDLVPGAAGNIDVFDTANGTRIVLDVSGLPPAEPGQYYEAWLRQDPEVGVSAGTFHLRGGGGTIELWAGVTIDDYPLFTITVQDEADTTSSGKVVLMVRLDD